The following proteins come from a genomic window of Acipenser ruthenus chromosome 44, fAciRut3.2 maternal haplotype, whole genome shotgun sequence:
- the LOC117399033 gene encoding tenascin-X-like isoform X5, protein METTVKDHIIDTPNALDVGTEPPPPGEIKIDSVESDSVSLSWGSPENMDGIPHSFYITYSSSDRSHQDYITAPSNSTVISKLRPGREYTFTVTTVLENGTQSMPVSTAVCTKAHPPGEIKIDSVRSDSVSLSWDSPDNMEGIPHSFYITYSSSDRSHQDSITAPSNSTVISKLRPGREYTFTVITVLMKGTQSMPVSTAAWTKPSPNGEINIDSVGSDCVSVSWDSPDNMEGIPHSFYITYSSSDESHQDYITATSNSTVISKLRPGREYTFTVTTELENGIQSMPVSTAAWTKPSPPGVIKLDSVGSDSVSLSWESPEYMDGIPHSFHITYSSSDESQQDSITAPSNSTVISELRPGREYTFTVTTELENGIQSLPVSTYVCTKPPTGEITIDSMGCDYVSLSWDSPENMDGTPHSFYITYSTSDRSHHDSITAPSNSTVISELRPGRQYTFTLTTELENGTQSMPVSTAVCTKPSPPGEINIDSVEMDSVSLTWVSPDNMEGIPHSFYITYSSSDRGHQDSITAPSNSTVISELRPGREYTFTVTTVLENGTQSMTVSTAVCTKSPPPGEIKIDSVESDSVSLSWDNPDNMEGIPHSFYITYSSSDESHQDYITAPSNSTIISELRPGREYTFTVTTELENGTQSTPGSTAVCTKPSPPGEIKLDSVRSDSVSLSWESPENMDGIPHSFHITYSSSDRGHQDSITAPFNSSVISKLRPGREYTFTVTTELENGIQSLPVSTYVCTKPPPPGEIKIDSVESDSVSLSWDNPDNMDGIPHSFYITYSSSDESHQDYITAPSNSTIISELRPGREYTFTVTTELENGTQSTPVSTAVCTKPSPPGVIKLDSVGSDSVSLSWESPENMDGIPHSFHITYSSSDESQQDSITAPSNYTVISKLRPGREYTFTVTTELENGIQSLPVSTYVCTKPPTGEITIDSVGCDSVSLSWDSPENMDGTQHSFYITYSSSDRSHHDSITAPSNSTAISELRPGRQYTFTVTTELENGTQSMPVSTAVCTKPSPPGEINIDSVEMDSVSLTWVSPDNMEGIPHSFYITYSSSDRGHQDSITAPSNSTVISELRPGREYTFTVTTELENGTQSKPVSTAVCTSKDTFSTTQKPPPPGEVKIDSVESDSVSLSWGSPDNMEGIPHSFYITYSSSDKSHQDYITAPSNSTIISELRPGREYTFTVTTEQENGTQSTPVSTAVCTKPSPPGVIKLDSVGSDSVSLSWGSPENMDGIPHSFYITYSSSDRSHQDYITAPSNSTVISELRPGREYTFTVTTVLENGTQSMPVSTAVCTKPPPPGEIKLDSVRSDSVSLSWGSPDNMEGIPHSFYITYSSSDKSHQDYITAPSNSTIISELRPGREYTFTVTTEQENGTQSTPVSTAVCTKPSPPGEIKLDSVRSDSVSLSWESPENMDGIPHSFHITYSRSDESQQDSITAPSNSTVISKLRPGREYTFTVTTELENGILSLPVSTYVCTKPPPPGKVKIDSVESDSVSLSWGSPDNMEGIPHSFYITYSSSDESHQDYITAPSNSTIISELRPGREYTFTVTTELENGTQSMPVSAAVYTKPSPPGEIKIDSMGSDSASLRWDSPENMDGIPHSFYITYSSSDESHQDSITAPSKSTVNPKMRPGREYTFTVPIELENGTQSMPVSTAVWTKPPPPGEIKIDSVGSDFLSLSWGSPDNMDGTPHSFYITYSSSDESHQDYITAPSNSTVISELRPGREYTFTVTTELENGTQSMPVSAAVYTKPSPPGEIKIDSMGSDSVLLSWESPENMDGIPHSFHITYSSSDESHQNSITAPSNTTVISKLRPGREYTFTVTTELENGTQSMPVSTVVWTKPPPPGEIKIDSVESDSVSLSWDNPDNMDGIPHSFYITYSSSDESHQDYITAPSNSTVISELRPGREYTFTVTTELENGTQSMPVSTAVCTNPSPPGEIKTDSVEMDSLSLSWGSPDNMDGIPHSFHITYSSSDRSHQDSITAPSNSTVISKLRPGREYTFTVTTVLENGTQSMPASTAVCTKPSPPGEIKIDSVGSDSVSLNWDSPDNMDGIPHSFYITHSSSDESQQDSITAPSNSTVISKLRPGREYTFTVTTVLENGTQSMPVSTAVCTRKDTFSTTQKPPPPGEIKIDSVESDSVSLSWGSPDNMDEIPHTFYITYSSSDESHQDSITAPSNSTVISKLRPGREYTFTVTTELENGTQSMPVSTAVCTKPPPPVDIKIESVGSDSVFLSWDSPHIMDGIPHSFYMIYSISDRSHQDSITAPSNSTAMLRPGTEYTFTITTELENGIQSMPTVIYIIISKLRPGREYTFTVTTELENGTQSMPVSTAVCTKPAPPGEIKIDSVESDSVSLSWGSPDNMDEIPHTFYITYSSSDESHQDYITAPSNSTVISKLRPGREYTFTVTTELENGIQSLPVSTYVCTKPSTGEIKIDSVGSDSVSLSWDSPDNINIDGIPHSFYITYSSSDSSHQDSITAPSNSTVISKLRPGREYTFTVTTELENGTQSMPVSTAVCTSKDTFSTTQKPPPPGEVKIDSLESDSVSLSWGSPDNMDGIPHSFYITYSSSDKSHQDSITAPSNSTVISKLRPGREYTFTVTTELENGTQSMPVSTAVCTNPSPPGEIKTDSVEMDSLSLSWDSPENMGGIPHSFYITYSSSDRSHQDSITAPSNSTVISKLRPGREYTFTVTTELENGIQSMPVSTAVCTKPLQAQCCGVKTKHYICCM, encoded by the exons ATGGAGACGACGGTGAAGGACCACATTATAGACACGCCCAACGCCCTGGACGTTGGCACTG AACCACCCCCTCCTGGAGagataaagatagactcagtggaaagcgactctgtttctctgagctggggcagtcCAGAAAATATGGATGGGATCCCACACAGCTTTTACATTACCTACTCTAGCTCTGATAGGAGTCACCAAGACTACATCACTgcaccctccaattccactgtcatctctaagctaagacctgggagagagtacaccttcacagtcaccacagtgcTGGAGAATGGGACCCAAAGCATGCCTGTTTCAACAGCTGTCTGCACAA AAGCACATCCTCCAGGAGagataaagatagactcagtCAGAAGCGACTCTGTTTCTCTGAGCTGGGACAGTCCTGACAATATGGAAGGGATCCCACACAGCTTTTACATTACCTACTCTAGCTCTGATAGGAGTCACCAAGACTCCATCACTGCACCCTCTaattccactgtcatctctaagctgagacctgggagagagtacaCCTTCACAGTCATCACAGTGCTGATGAAAGGGACCCAGAGCATGCCTGTTTCAACAGCTGCCTGGACAA AACCGTCTCCTAATGGAGAGATAAATATAGACTCAGTGGGAAGTGACTGTGTTTCTGTGAGCTGGGACAGTCCTGACAATATGGAAGGGATCCCACACAGCTTTTACATTACCTACTCTAGCTCTGATGAGAGTCACCAAGACTACATCACTGCAACTTCCAATTCCACTGTCATATCTAagctgagacctgggagagagtacaccttcacagtcaccacagagcTGGAGAATGGGATCCAGAGCATGCCTGTTTCAACAGCTGCCTGGACaa AACCGTCTCCTCCTGGAGTGATAAAGTTAGACTCAGTGGGAAGTGACTCTGTTTCTCTGAGCTGGGAGAGTCCAGAATATATGGATGGGATCCCACATAGTTTTCACATTACCTACTCTAGCTCTGATGAGAGTCAGCAAGACTCCATCACTgcaccctccaattccactgtcatctctgAGCTAagacctgggagagagtacaccttcacagtcaccacagagcTGGAGAATGGGATCCAGAGCTTGCCTGTTTCAACATATGTCTGCACAA AACCGCCTACTGGAGAGATAACGATAGACTCAATGGGATGCGACTATGTTTCTCTGAGCTGGGACAGTCCTGAAAATATGGATGGGACCCCACACAGCTTTTACATTACCTACTCTACCTCTGATAGGAGTCACCACGACTCCATCACTgcaccctccaattccactgtcatctctgAGCTGAGACCTGGGAGACAGTACACCTTCACACTCACCACAGAACTGgagaatgggacccagagcaTGCCTGTTTCAACAGCTGTTTGCACaa AACCGTCTCCTCCTGGAGAGATAAACATAGACTCAGTGGAAATGGATTCTGTTTCTCTGACTTGGGTCAGTCCTGACAATATGGAAGGGATCCCACACAGTTTTTACATTACCTACTCTAGCTCTGATAGGGGTCACCAAGACTCCATCACTgcaccctccaattccacagTCATCTCTGagctgagacctgggagagagtacaccttcacagtcaccacagtgctggagaatgggacccagagcaTGACAGTTTCAACAGCTGTCTGCACAA AATCACCCCCTCCTGGAGagataaagatagactcagtggAAAGCGACTCTGTTTCTCTGAGCTGGGACAATCCTGACAATATGGAAGGAATCCCACACAGCTTTTACATTACCTACTCTAGCTCTGATGAGAGTCACCAAGACTACATCACTGCACCCTCCAATTCCACTATCATCTCTGagctgagacctgggagagagtacaccttcacagtcaccacagagctggagaatgggacccagagcaCGCCAGGTTCAACAGCTGTttgcacaa AACCGTCTCCTCCTGGAGAGATAAAGTTAGACTCAGTCAGAAGTGACTCTGTTTCTCTGAGCTGGGAGAGTCCAGAAAATATGGATGGGATCCCACATAGTTTTCACATTACCTACTCTAGCTCTGATAGGGGTCACCAAGACTCCATCACTGCACCATTCAATTCCTCTGTCATCTCTAagctgagacctgggagagagtacaCCTTCACTGTCACCACAGAGCTGGAGAATGGGATCCAGAGCTTGCCTGTTTCAACATATGTCTGCACAA AACCACCCCCTCCTGGAGagataaagatagactcagtggAAAGCGACTCTGTTTCTCTGAGCTGGGACAATCCTGACAATATGGATGGGATCCCACACAGCTTTTACATTACCTACTCTAGCTCTGATGAGAGTCACCAAGACTACATCACTGCACCCTCCAATTCCACTATCATCTCTGagctgagacctgggagagagtacaccttcacagtcaccacagagctggagaatgggacccagagcaCGCCAGTTTCAACAGCTGTTTGCACaa AACCGTCTCCTCCTGGAGTGATAAAGTTAGACTCAGTGGGAAGTGACTCTGTTTCTCTGAGCTGGGAGAGTCCAGAAAATATGGATGGGATCCCACATAGTTTTCACATTACCTACTCTAGCTCTGATGAGAGTCAGCAAGACTCCATCACTGCACCCTCCAATTACACTGTCATCTCAAAActgagacctgggagagagtacaccttcacagtcaccacagagcTGGAGAATGGGATCCAGAGCTTGCCTGTTTCAACATATGTCTGCACAA AACCGCCTACTGGAGAGATAACGATAGACTCAGTGGGATGCGACTCTGTTTCTCTGAGCTGGGACAGTCCTGAAAATATGGATGGGACCCAACACAGCTTTTACATTACCTACTCTAGCTCTGATAGGAGTCACCACGACTCCATCACTgcaccctccaattccactgCCATCTCTGAGCTAAGACCTGGGAGACAGTACaccttcacagtcaccacagaactggagaatgggacccagagcaTGCCTGTTTCAACAGCTGTTTGCACaa AACCGTCTCCTCCTGGAGAGATAAACATAGACTCAGTGGAAATGGATTCTGTTTCTCTGACTTGGGTCAGTCCTGACAATATGGAAGGGATCCCACACAGTTTTTACATTACCTACTCTAGCTCTGATAGGGGTCACCAAGACTCCATCACTgcaccctccaattccactgtcatctctgagctgagacctgggagagagtacaccttcacagtcaccacagagctggagaatgggacccagagcaAGCCAGTTTCAACAGCTGTCTGCACAAGTAAGGATACGTTCTCTACAACTCAGA AACCACCCCCTCCTGGAGAGGTAAAGATAGACTCAGTGGAAAGCGACTCtgtttctctgagctggggcagtcctgACAATATGGAAGGGATCCCACACAGCTTTTACATTACCTACTCTAGCTCTGATAAGAGTCACCAAGACTACATCACTGCACCCTCCAATTCCACTATCATCTCTGagctgagacctgggagagagtacaccttcacagtcaccacagagcaggagaatgggacccagagcaCGCCAGTTTCAACAGCTGTTTGCACaa AACCGTCTCCTCCTGGAGTGATAAAGTTAGACTCAGTGGGAAGTGACTCtgtttctctgagctggggcagtcCAGAAAATATGGATGGGATCCCACACAGCTTTTACATTACCTACTCTAGCTCTGATAGGAGTCACCAAGACTACATCACTgcaccctccaattccactgtTATCTCTGagctgagacctgggagagagtacaccttcacagtcaccacagtgctggagaatgggacccagagcaTGCCTGTTTCAACAGCTGTTTGCACaa AACCACCCCCTCCTGGAGAGATAAAGTTAGACTCAGTCAGAAGTGACTCtgtttctctgagctggggcagtcctgACAATATGGAAGGGATCCCACACAGCTTTTACATTACCTACTCTAGCTCTGATAAGAGTCACCAAGACTACATCACTGCACCCTCCAATTCCACTATCATCTCTGagctgagacctgggagagagtacaCCTTCACCGTCACCACAGAGCAGgagaatgggacccagagcaCGCCAGTTTCAACAGCTGTTTGCACaa AACCGTCTCCTCCTGGAGAGATAAAGTTAGACTCAGTCAGAAGTGACTCTGTTTCTCTGAGCTGGGAGAGTCCAGAAAATATGGATGGGATCCCACATAGTTTTCACATTACCTACTCTAGGTCTGATGAGAGTCAGCAAGACTCCATCACTgcaccctccaattccactgtcatctctaaactgagacctgggagagagtacaccttcacagtcaccacagagcTGGAGAATGGGATCCTGAGCTTGCCTGTTTCAACATATGTCTGCACAA AACCACCCCCTCCTGGAAAGGTAAAGATAGACTCAGTGGAAAGCGACTCtgtttctctgagctggggcagtcctgACAATATGGAAGGAATCCCACACAGCTTTTACATAACCTACTCTAGCTCTGATGAGAGTCACCAAGACTACATCACTGCACCCTCCAATTCCACTATCATCTCTGagctgagacctgggagagaatacaccttcacagtcaccacagagctggagaatgggacccagagcaTGCCTGTGTCAGCAGCTGTTTACACaa AACCGTCTCCTCCTGGAGAGATAAAGATAGACTCAATGGGAAGTGACTCTGCTTCTCTAAGGTGGGACAGTCCTGAAAATATGGATGGGATCCCACACAGCTTTTACATTACCTACTCTAGCTCTGATGAGAGTCACCAAGACTCCATTACTGCACCCTCCAAGTCCACTGTCAACCCTAAGAtgagacctgggagagagtacaCCTTCACAGTCCCCATAGAGCTGgagaatgggacccagagcaTGCCAGTTTCAACAGCTGTCTGGACAA AACCACCCCCTCCTGGAGagataaagatagactcagtggGAAGCGACTTTCTTTCTTTGAGCTGGGGCAGTCCTGACAATATGGATGGGACCCCACACAGCTTTTATATTACCTACTCTAGCTCTGATGAGAGTCACCAAGACTACATCACTgcaccctccaattccactgtcatctctgagctgagacctgggagagagtacaccttcacagtcaccacagagctggagaatgggacccagagcaTGCCTGTGTCAGCAGCTGTTTACACaa AACCGTCTCCTCCTGGAGAGATAAAGATAGACTCAATGGGAAGTGACTCTGTTTTACTGAGCTGGGAGAGTCCAGAAAATATGGATGGGATCCCACACAGTTTTCACATTACCTACTCTAGCTCTGATGAGAGTCACCAAAACTCCATCACTGCACCCTCCAATACAACTGTCATCTCTAagctgagacctgggagagagtacaccttcacagtcaccacagagctggagaatgggacccagagcaTGCCAGTTTCAACAGTTGTCTGGACAA AACCACCCCCTCCTGGAGagataaagatagactcagtggAAAGCGACTCTGTTTCTCTGAGCTGGGACAATCCTGACAATATGGATGGGATCCCACACAGCTTTTACATTACCTACTCTAGCTCTGATGAGAGTCACCAAGACTACATCACTgcaccctccaattccactgtTATCTCTGagctgagacctgggagagagtacaccttcacagtcaccacagagctggagaatgggacccagagcaTGCCTGTTTCAACAGCTGTCTGCACaa ATCCGTCTCCTCCTGGAGAGATAAAGACAGACTCAGTGGAAATGGATTCTCtttctctgagctggggcagtcctgACAATATGGATGGGATCCCACACAGCTTTCACATTACCTACTCTAGCTCTGATAGGAGTCACCAAGACTCCATCACTgcaccctccaattccactgtcatctctaagctgagacctgggagagagtacaccttcacagtcaccacagtgctggagaatgggacccagagcaTGCCTGCTTCAACAGCTGTCTGCACaa AACCGTCTCCTCCTGGAGagataaagatagactcagtggGAAGCGACTCTGTTTCTCTGAACTGGGACAGTCCTGACAATATGGATGGGATCCCACACAGTTTTTACATTACCCACTCTAGCTCTGATGAGAGTCAGCAAGACTCCATCACTgcaccctccaattccactgtcatctctaagctgagacctgggagagagtacaccttcacagtcaccacagtgctggagaatgggacccagagcaTGCCTGTTTCAACAGCTGTCTGTACAAGGAAGGATACGTTCTCTACAACTCAAA AACCACCCCCTCCTGGAGagataaagatagactcagtggaaagcgactctgtttctctgagctggggcagtcctgACAATATGGATGAGATCCCACACACCTTTTACATTACCTACTCTAGCTCTGATGAGAGTCACCAAGACTCCATCACTGCACCCTCTaattccactgtcatctctaagctgagacctgggagagagtacaccttcacagtcaccacagaactggagaatgggacccagagcaTGCCTGTTTCAACAGCTGTTTGCACaa aACCACCTCCACCTGTAGATATAAAGATAGAGTCAGTGGGAAGTGACTCTGTTTTTCTGAGCTGGGACAGTCCTCACATTATGGATGGGATCCCACACAGCTTTTATATGATCTACTCTATCTCTGACAGGAGTCACCAAGACTCCATCACTgcaccctccaattccactgCCATGCTGAGACCTGGGACAGAGTACACCTTCACAATCACCACAGAGCTGGAGAATGGGATCCAGAGCATGCCAACAGTTATCTACATAA TCATCTCTAagctgagacctgggagagagtacaccttcacagtcaccacagagctggagaatgggacccagagcaTGCCTGTTTCAACAGCTGTCTGCACAA AACCAGCCCCTCCTGGAGagataaagatagactcagtggaaagcgactctgtttctctgagctggggcagtcctgACAATATGGATGAGATCCCACACACCTTTTACATTACCTACTCTAGCTCTGATGAGAGTCACCAAGACTACATCACTgcaccctccaattccactgtcatctctaagctgagacctgggagagagtacaccttcacagtcaccacagagcTGGAGAATGGGATCCAGAGCTTGCCTGTTTCAACATATGTCTGCACAA AGCCATCTACTGGAGagataaagatagactcagtAGGAAGCGACTCTGTTTCTCTGAGCTGGGACAGTCCTGACAATATCAATATAGATGGGATCCCACATAGTTTTTACATTACCTACTCTAGCTCTGACAGTAGTCACCAAGACTCCATCACTgcaccctccaattccactgtcatctctaagctgagacctgggagagagtacaccttcacagtcaccacagagctggagaatgggacccagagcaTGCCTGTTTCAACAGCTGTCTGCACAAGTAAGGATACGTTCTCTACAACTCAGA AACCACCCCCTCCTGGAGAGGTAAAGATAGACTCATTGGAAAGCGACTCtgtttctctgagctggggcagtcctgACAATATGGATGGGATCCCACACAGCTTTTACATTACCTACTCTAGCTCTGATAAGAGTCACCAAGACTCCATTACTgcaccctccaattccactgtcatctctaagctgagacctgggagagagtacaccttcacagtcaccacagagctggagaatgggacccagagcaTGCCTGTTTCAACAGCTGTCTGCACaa ATCCGTCTCCTCCTGGAGAGATAAAGACAGACTCAGTGGAAATGGATTCTCTTTCTCTGAGCTGGGACAGTCCTGAAAATATGGGTGGGATCCCACACAGCTTTTACATTACCTACTCTAGCTCTGATAGGAGTCACCAAGACTCCATCACTgcaccctccaattccactgtcatctctaagctgagacctgggagagagtacaccttcacagtcaccacagagcTGGAGAATGGGATCCAGAGCATGCCTGTTTCAACAGCTGTCTGCACAA AACCTCTCCAGGCACAGTGCTGCggagtaaaaacaaaacactacatttGCTGTATGTAA